The following are from one region of the Verrucomicrobiia bacterium genome:
- the ilvB gene encoding biosynthetic-type acetolactate synthase large subunit, which yields MYGRDILVEALEREGVEVIFAYPGGASMEIHQSLTKSKIRTILPRHEQGGSFAAEGYARATGKAGVCMATSGPGATNLVTAIADAYMDSCPLVAITGQVNQNMIGRGAFQETDMIGMTLPVVKHSYLVTDINDIPRIVKEAFYIAQSGRPGPVVIDIPKNIQQARTQPVWLTHEEMRAGLPGYNPDIFADELALNEVVGLIQKAERPVLYCGGGIITSGAAADLKKFAEATGIPVTTTLMGIGAFPENHELSLRWLGMHGAAFANWAVNGEYEHRKSFNDPMVKLKDGADLLLAFGVRFDDRVTGAFSEFAKGATIVHIDVDASELNKNKRAHLPVVGDIKDALTRLNKLLAKRPVTKKFDAWHAQIAEWKKKAPFTYGITAEIANSDHMKDHMKGQEDQVILPQMVIEMLHELTKGEACITTGVGQHQMWSGQWYPCKHPRQFISSGGLGSMGFGYPAALGVKVAHPDKEVIDIDGDGSFLMNIQELATAHIERINAKAIILNNQHLGMVVQWEDSFYGGNRGHTYLGDPEKRAQVYPDYVRVCNSFNVPCERVMYKRDLKAALQRLIEAKTAYVLDVCTPYSEHVLPFIPAGRTVADMKWKP from the coding sequence ATGTATGGCCGCGACATCCTCGTCGAGGCCCTCGAACGCGAAGGCGTTGAGGTGATTTTTGCCTATCCCGGCGGCGCGAGCATGGAAATTCACCAGTCGCTCACCAAGTCCAAGATCCGCACTATTCTGCCCCGTCACGAACAGGGCGGCAGCTTTGCCGCGGAAGGCTACGCCCGCGCCACCGGCAAGGCCGGCGTCTGCATGGCCACCAGCGGCCCCGGCGCGACCAACCTCGTCACCGCCATTGCGGATGCCTACATGGATTCCTGCCCGCTCGTCGCCATCACCGGCCAGGTGAACCAGAACATGATCGGCCGCGGCGCGTTCCAGGAAACCGACATGATCGGCATGACGCTGCCCGTGGTGAAGCACAGCTACCTCGTCACTGATATCAACGACATTCCGCGCATCGTGAAGGAGGCGTTCTACATCGCCCAATCCGGCCGGCCCGGACCCGTCGTGATTGACATTCCCAAGAACATTCAACAGGCCCGGACCCAGCCGGTCTGGCTTACGCACGAGGAAATGCGCGCCGGGCTGCCGGGCTACAACCCCGACATTTTCGCCGACGAACTTGCGCTCAACGAAGTCGTCGGGCTCATCCAGAAGGCCGAACGGCCGGTCCTTTACTGCGGCGGCGGCATCATCACCAGCGGCGCGGCGGCGGACCTGAAAAAGTTCGCCGAAGCGACGGGGATTCCGGTCACGACCACGCTGATGGGCATTGGCGCGTTCCCCGAAAACCATGAACTCTCGCTCCGCTGGCTCGGCATGCACGGCGCCGCGTTTGCCAACTGGGCCGTGAACGGTGAATACGAGCACCGCAAGTCCTTCAATGATCCGATGGTGAAGCTCAAGGACGGCGCGGACCTGCTGCTCGCGTTCGGCGTGCGCTTCGACGACCGCGTCACCGGCGCCTTCAGCGAGTTCGCGAAAGGCGCAACGATCGTTCACATTGACGTGGACGCCTCCGAGCTGAACAAAAACAAACGGGCACATCTGCCGGTCGTGGGCGACATCAAGGACGCATTGACGCGGCTGAACAAGCTGCTCGCCAAGCGCCCGGTCACGAAGAAATTTGATGCCTGGCACGCCCAGATCGCCGAGTGGAAAAAGAAGGCGCCGTTCACCTACGGCATCACCGCCGAGATCGCCAACAGCGACCACATGAAGGACCACATGAAGGGCCAGGAAGACCAGGTCATCCTGCCGCAGATGGTCATCGAGATGTTGCACGAACTCACCAAGGGCGAGGCCTGCATCACCACCGGCGTCGGCCAGCACCAGATGTGGTCCGGCCAATGGTATCCCTGCAAACACCCGCGCCAGTTCATCTCCAGCGGCGGCCTCGGCTCGATGGGCTTCGGCTATCCGGCCGCGCTTGGCGTGAAGGTGGCGCATCCGGACAAGGAAGTGATCGACATCGACGGCGACGGCTCGTTCTTGATGAACATCCAGGAACTCGCCACCGCACACATCGAACGCATTAATGCCAAGGCGATCATCCTGAACAACCAGCACCTCGGCATGGTGGTGCAGTGGGAGGACAGCTTCTACGGCGGCAACCGCGGGCACACCTACCTCGGCGATCCGGAGAAGCGCGCACAGGTTTATCCCGACTACGTCCGCGTCTGCAACAGCTTCAACGTGCCCTGCGAACGCGTGATGTATAAGCGCGATCTCAAGGCCGCGTTGCAACGCCTCATCGAGGCGAAAACGGCCTACGTCCTCGACGTCTGCACGCCTTACAGCGAACACGTGCTGCCGTTCATTCCCGCCGGCCGCACGGTGGCGGACATGAAGTGGAAGCCTTAA
- a CDS encoding DegT/DnrJ/EryC1/StrS family aminotransferase, producing MEPVPYLDLKAQMRPLRAELDAAIARTLDNCSFCLGPDVAQFEKDFAKLIGTKHCVGMNSGTSALHIALLLLNIKPGDEIITTPFTFVATSWAISYVGAKPVYVDIDDATFNLDPQLVERAITPRTKAIMPVHLYGHPADLDPLLAIAQKHNLPLVEDTAQAHCATYKGRTVGTFGALSCYSFYPGKNLGAAGEGGALLVNDDALAARARALREHGSTVRYYHDEVGFNYRMEGIQGAVLGVKLKHLPAWTAGRRRVAHRYHELLAGTPLQLPREASWAESAYHLYVVRHPRRDELKKHLEAHGVGCALHYPLPLHLQKCYANLGYQPGAFPVSEKAANQCLSLPIYPEMTDAQIDRVAGVIQDFFK from the coding sequence ATGGAACCCGTTCCCTACTTGGACCTTAAGGCTCAGATGCGCCCGCTCCGCGCGGAACTCGACGCCGCCATTGCACGCACCCTCGATAACTGCTCGTTCTGCCTCGGGCCGGACGTGGCGCAGTTCGAGAAGGACTTCGCCAAGCTGATCGGCACGAAGCATTGCGTGGGCATGAACAGCGGCACGTCCGCACTGCACATCGCCCTGTTGCTGCTCAACATCAAGCCGGGTGACGAAATCATCACCACGCCGTTCACGTTCGTGGCCACCAGCTGGGCCATCAGTTATGTCGGCGCGAAACCGGTGTATGTGGACATTGACGACGCGACGTTCAATTTAGACCCCCAACTCGTCGAACGCGCGATCACGCCCCGCACCAAGGCCATCATGCCCGTGCATCTCTACGGTCATCCGGCGGATCTCGATCCGCTGCTGGCCATCGCCCAAAAGCACAACCTGCCGCTCGTCGAGGACACCGCGCAGGCGCATTGCGCCACATACAAGGGGCGCACCGTCGGCACGTTCGGCGCCCTGTCCTGCTACAGTTTTTATCCCGGCAAGAATCTTGGCGCCGCCGGCGAAGGCGGAGCATTGCTGGTCAACGACGATGCCCTTGCCGCCCGCGCGCGGGCCCTGCGCGAACACGGCTCCACGGTCCGGTATTACCACGACGAAGTGGGTTTCAACTACCGCATGGAAGGCATCCAGGGCGCCGTGCTGGGCGTGAAGTTGAAGCATCTGCCCGCGTGGACGGCCGGCCGCCGCCGCGTCGCCCACCGTTATCATGAATTGCTCGCCGGAACGCCGCTGCAATTGCCACGCGAGGCCAGCTGGGCAGAAAGCGCCTACCATCTTTATGTGGTGCGCCATCCGCGCCGGGATGAACTCAAAAAGCACCTCGAAGCCCACGGCGTCGGCTGTGCGCTGCATTACCCCCTGCCGTTGCACCTGCAAAAGTGCTACGCGAACCTCGGTTACCAGCCGGGCGCGTTCCCGGTTTCCGAAAAGGCCGCCAACCAGTGCCTCAGCCTGCCGATCTATCCAGAAATGACCGACGCCCAGATCGACCGCGTGGCCGGGGTGATTCAAGACTTTTTCAAGTAA
- a CDS encoding class I SAM-dependent methyltransferase → MNRPESKFVEPRVNRRPRSAVQAATAAARRVAARERDAHLNDDLQERAAQIAPYLTKRFGLHFRGRILEIGAGAAWLSAELSKLPGVVEIIATDLSGRRLKEEAPRVFARVGAREDKITRIAGDLHELDFPASHFDFVVCASVLNRTVNIGETLREARRVLKPGGWFVAVREPVKPWLKFQSQETSEARVRSGRRLYSRDDYERFFAAAGLEVEFKRVSLSSGMKFFFNQMFNGLTHARYALLARKPARPANVPKPSRKKP, encoded by the coding sequence TTGAACCGTCCAGAATCCAAATTTGTCGAACCGCGCGTCAACCGCCGGCCGCGCAGTGCGGTGCAGGCGGCAACGGCCGCCGCCCGGCGCGTGGCGGCGCGCGAGCGCGACGCGCACCTGAACGACGATCTCCAGGAACGCGCCGCACAAATCGCGCCCTACCTCACAAAGCGGTTCGGACTGCATTTTCGCGGGCGGATTCTCGAGATCGGCGCGGGCGCGGCCTGGTTGAGCGCCGAACTGTCCAAACTGCCGGGCGTGGTGGAGATCATCGCCACGGACCTGTCCGGCCGGCGGTTGAAGGAGGAGGCGCCGCGGGTGTTCGCCCGTGTGGGCGCCCGGGAGGACAAGATCACCCGCATCGCCGGCGATCTGCACGAACTGGATTTTCCGGCGAGCCACTTTGATTTCGTGGTATGCGCCTCGGTGCTGAACCGGACGGTGAACATCGGCGAAACGTTGCGCGAGGCCAGGCGCGTGCTGAAGCCGGGCGGCTGGTTCGTGGCCGTGCGCGAGCCCGTCAAGCCCTGGCTTAAATTCCAGTCCCAAGAAACCAGCGAGGCCCGGGTGCGTTCCGGACGCCGGCTTTATTCGCGCGACGACTATGAACGGTTTTTCGCTGCCGCCGGGCTGGAAGTGGAGTTCAAACGCGTCAGCCTCTCCAGCGGGATGAAATTCTTCTTCAACCAGATGTTCAACGGCCTGACGCACGCCCGTTATGCGTTGCTGGCCCGCAAGCCGGCCCGCCCGGCCAATGTCCCCAAACCGTCCCGGAAGAAGCCCTGA
- a CDS encoding thymidylate kinase — protein MTKTFAQLGFPGRLVAVEGLDGSGKSTQIYLLKRWLELQGLKVFFSEWNSSELVKSATSKGKKQTLLTPTTFSLIHATDFADRYERQLVPLLRAGYIVLCDRYIFTAFARDTVRGCPAEWVRELYGFAAHPDLTFFFKAHLEVSLQRILAGRPQLKFFEAGMDLKLSNDPEESFRIFQGRLLEQYLAMSTEFNFHLVDANQPIEVQQSLVREVVAARINLRAYAAAKPMLRL, from the coding sequence ATGACGAAGACCTTCGCGCAACTTGGATTTCCCGGGCGGCTTGTGGCTGTTGAGGGCCTTGATGGTTCCGGCAAATCCACCCAGATCTACCTGCTGAAGCGCTGGCTGGAATTGCAGGGGCTGAAGGTTTTTTTCAGCGAATGGAACTCGTCGGAACTCGTCAAGAGCGCGACCAGCAAGGGCAAGAAGCAGACGCTGCTCACGCCGACCACGTTCAGTCTGATCCACGCCACGGACTTTGCCGACCGTTACGAACGGCAACTGGTGCCCCTGCTCCGGGCCGGTTACATCGTGCTGTGCGACCGTTACATCTTCACCGCCTTTGCGCGGGACACCGTGCGCGGCTGTCCGGCCGAGTGGGTGCGGGAGCTTTACGGTTTTGCGGCGCACCCCGACCTGACCTTTTTCTTCAAGGCGCACCTTGAGGTGTCCCTCCAACGCATCCTCGCGGGGCGGCCGCAGTTGAAATTTTTCGAGGCGGGCATGGATTTGAAGCTCTCCAATGATCCCGAGGAAAGTTTTCGCATCTTTCAGGGCCGGTTGCTCGAGCAGTATCTGGCCATGAGCACCGAATTCAACTTTCACCTTGTGGATGCCAACCAGCCCATCGAGGTCCAGCAATCACTCGTGCGCGAGGTGGTGGCGGCGCGCATCAACCTGCGGGCCTACGCGGCCGCCAAGCCCATGCTGCGCCTATGA
- a CDS encoding thymidylate kinase translates to MKKPAASLKRKPATRCQVPTRAQRRFYGHGLPDVELDKLLGKLIVVEGADGSGRSSQITSLVQWLEGRGHATVQVGLKRSTLVSEELGRAQNGNILSHTTMSLFYATDFADQLENVIIPALRAGFMVLADRYIYTLMARDLVRGADAAWLNNLYGIALVPDAVFYLKVSPEVLVQRNFAKNHTLDYWESGMDLGLSRDMFDSFLKYQKMMIEQFERLRREFDFHIVDGNQSMDEINLELRHNIEAVLAGDR, encoded by the coding sequence ATGAAGAAACCCGCCGCCAGCCTCAAACGCAAACCGGCGACCCGCTGCCAGGTGCCAACGCGGGCACAACGCCGCTTTTACGGCCACGGCCTGCCGGATGTCGAACTGGACAAGCTTTTGGGCAAGCTGATCGTGGTCGAGGGCGCGGATGGCTCGGGCCGGTCCTCGCAGATCACGTCGCTCGTGCAATGGCTGGAAGGGCGCGGGCACGCCACCGTGCAGGTCGGCCTCAAGCGTTCCACGCTCGTCAGCGAGGAACTGGGGCGCGCGCAGAATGGAAACATTCTGAGCCATACCACGATGAGCCTGTTCTACGCCACCGACTTTGCCGACCAGCTCGAAAATGTCATCATCCCCGCACTGCGGGCGGGTTTCATGGTGCTCGCGGACCGTTACATCTACACGCTGATGGCCCGCGACCTTGTCCGGGGCGCGGACGCGGCGTGGTTGAACAATCTTTACGGCATCGCGCTGGTGCCGGACGCGGTGTTTTACCTCAAGGTGTCGCCCGAGGTGCTGGTGCAGCGGAACTTTGCCAAGAACCACACCCTCGACTATTGGGAAAGCGGCATGGACCTCGGCCTTTCGCGCGACATGTTTGACAGCTTCCTGAAGTATCAAAAGATGATGATCGAACAGTTCGAGCGGCTGCGGCGCGAGTTTGATTTCCACATCGTCGATGGCAACCAGTCGATGGACGAAATCAACCTGGAATTGCGTCACAACATCGAAGCCGTGCTGGCCGGCGACCGTTAG
- a CDS encoding ROK family protein: protein MPEAPTKTEYLVGVDLGGTKILAGVFNPALKCLGKAKLSTKAERGADAVIDRIARCVREAVDECDLDLKHCRGVGVGAPGAVDFAAGRVIFAPNLGWKDLPLKKELERRLDLPVFLENDCNVCTLGVHERELGGKPRHLIGIFVGTGIGGGFILDGKLFSGANHTAGEVGHMVVQVGGQKCGCGNKGCLEAMASRTAVFNRIQAAVKDGQKTVLTDMLGEKLENMKSGDLRKALRRGDKLVDQVIEEAAEYIGIAVGNLINLFNPEVIVLGGGMIDALEDEMFSIITEVAHDYAMPGTDKGLEIIPTKLGNDAGITGAAVLARQQLK from the coding sequence ATGCCTGAAGCACCAACCAAAACCGAATACCTCGTGGGCGTGGATCTGGGCGGAACCAAGATCCTGGCGGGCGTCTTTAACCCCGCGCTGAAATGCCTTGGCAAAGCCAAGCTGAGCACCAAGGCGGAACGCGGTGCCGACGCCGTGATCGACCGCATCGCGCGCTGTGTCCGCGAAGCCGTGGACGAATGCGATCTGGACCTCAAACACTGCCGGGGCGTGGGTGTCGGGGCGCCGGGCGCGGTGGACTTCGCGGCGGGCCGGGTGATTTTTGCCCCCAATCTCGGGTGGAAAGACCTGCCCCTGAAAAAGGAGCTCGAAAGGCGGCTCGACCTGCCGGTCTTTCTCGAAAACGACTGCAACGTCTGCACGCTCGGCGTTCACGAGCGCGAACTCGGCGGCAAACCGCGCCACCTCATCGGCATCTTCGTCGGCACCGGCATTGGGGGCGGTTTCATTCTGGACGGCAAACTGTTTTCCGGCGCCAATCACACAGCGGGTGAGGTGGGCCACATGGTTGTGCAGGTCGGCGGGCAAAAATGCGGTTGTGGCAACAAGGGCTGTCTCGAAGCCATGGCCAGCCGCACCGCCGTCTTCAACCGCATCCAGGCGGCCGTGAAGGACGGCCAGAAGACCGTGCTGACGGACATGCTCGGCGAAAAGCTCGAGAACATGAAGAGCGGCGATTTGCGCAAGGCGCTGCGGCGGGGCGACAAGCTGGTCGATCAGGTGATCGAAGAGGCGGCCGAATACATCGGCATCGCCGTCGGCAATCTCATCAACCTGTTCAATCCCGAAGTCATCGTGCTGGGCGGCGGAATGATTGACGCCCTGGAGGACGAAATGTTCAGCATCATCACCGAAGTGGCACATGATTACGCGATGCCCGGCACGGACAAGGGGCTCGAAATCATTCCCACGAAACTCGGCAACGACGCCGGCATCACCGGTGCCGCCGTGCTCGCGCGGCAGCAACTCAAATAA
- a CDS encoding Ppx/GppA family phosphatase, translating into MGISRRAVIDIGTNSVKLLVADVGGPDVVPVVELAEQTRLGRGFYKTHRLQSEAVTATAQAVAEFVRQARDLGAVTVRVFATSAARDAHNPEVLRDAVWTASGCAMEIISGEQEAEWAFRGVTTDVRLARQPLLLLDVGGGSTEFILGAGEHKHFRQSFPLGVVRLLEHAPHSDPPRPAELAACRRWVREFLAAQVAPQLELALARERSQGELLLVGTGGTASVLASMETGLGKFDRHKIEAVILSAEQVRAWVDRLWSLPLAERRKIPGLPPPRADVMLTGAAIYEAVMEQFKFAGLRVTTRGLRFAALLDDPATAGC; encoded by the coding sequence ATGGGCATTTCGCGCCGCGCCGTCATCGACATCGGCACCAATTCCGTGAAGCTGCTCGTGGCGGACGTGGGCGGTCCGGATGTGGTGCCCGTCGTCGAACTTGCGGAGCAGACGCGGCTGGGCCGCGGCTTCTACAAAACGCATCGCCTCCAGTCCGAGGCCGTGACGGCCACCGCGCAGGCCGTGGCGGAGTTCGTCCGGCAGGCCCGCGACCTCGGGGCCGTCACGGTCCGCGTCTTTGCGACCAGCGCCGCCCGCGACGCCCACAATCCGGAGGTGTTGCGCGACGCCGTTTGGACCGCCTCCGGCTGCGCGATGGAAATCATTTCCGGCGAGCAGGAGGCAGAGTGGGCTTTTCGTGGCGTGACCACCGATGTCCGGCTGGCACGGCAGCCGTTGTTGCTGCTGGACGTCGGTGGTGGCAGCACGGAATTCATCCTGGGCGCGGGCGAGCACAAGCATTTCCGGCAAAGTTTTCCGCTGGGCGTGGTGCGTTTGCTGGAGCACGCGCCGCACTCTGATCCGCCCCGGCCGGCGGAGCTGGCGGCCTGCCGGCGTTGGGTGCGGGAATTTCTGGCGGCGCAGGTGGCGCCCCAACTGGAGCTGGCGCTGGCCCGGGAACGCAGCCAGGGCGAACTGTTGCTCGTGGGCACGGGCGGCACGGCCAGCGTCCTCGCCAGCATGGAAACCGGCCTCGGAAAATTTGACCGCCACAAAATCGAGGCGGTGATCCTGAGCGCGGAACAGGTGCGGGCCTGGGTGGACCGGCTCTGGAGTCTGCCGCTGGCCGAACGCCGCAAGATTCCCGGTCTGCCGCCGCCGCGCGCCGACGTGATGCTCACCGGCGCCGCGATTTATGAGGCGGTCATGGAGCAATTCAAGTTTGCCGGACTCCGCGTCACCACGCGCGGGCTGCGCTTCGCCGCGTTGCTGGACGACCCGGCGACGGCGGGTTGCTGA
- a CDS encoding sigma-70 family RNA polymerase sigma factor, translating to MNDLVTQFMGSRDEFLAFARARLGDPELAADAVQESLLKALCKVGQLRRAEGAKAWFYRILRRTIIDLYRRRGAQERLMDQWQRAAAAGPDSAAERVVCACLKRLLPALKPEYAILLRRLDLAGEDPKTVAASLGISANNLAVRRHRARQELRRQLEQTCRSCARHGCLDCSCDEN from the coding sequence ATGAATGACCTGGTCACCCAATTCATGGGCAGCCGCGATGAGTTCCTGGCCTTTGCGCGGGCGCGCCTTGGCGATCCCGAACTCGCGGCGGATGCGGTTCAGGAGAGCCTGCTCAAGGCCCTGTGCAAGGTTGGTCAGTTGCGCCGGGCGGAAGGCGCAAAGGCCTGGTTTTACCGCATTCTGCGCCGCACGATCATTGACCTTTACCGGCGGCGCGGCGCGCAGGAGCGGTTGATGGACCAGTGGCAGCGCGCAGCGGCGGCTGGTCCGGACTCCGCTGCGGAACGTGTCGTTTGCGCCTGCCTCAAACGGCTGCTGCCGGCGTTGAAGCCGGAATACGCCATTCTCCTGCGCCGACTGGACCTTGCGGGGGAAGACCCGAAGACCGTGGCGGCCAGTCTCGGCATCAGCGCCAACAATCTGGCCGTTCGCCGGCATCGCGCCCGTCAGGAACTCCGACGGCAACTGGAGCAAACCTGCCGGTCATGCGCCCGGCACGGTTGCCTGGATTGTTCCTGCGATGAAAATTGA
- a CDS encoding heavy metal translocating P-type ATPase has product MNTTTMEPRPSAPSGRTELRVTGMTCNNCARTVTGIIQDFPGVAGVNVALDEQRATVRWAAAVPADLAPLLGALEDAGYGSQVIQAGAAQSAPKLGGWAVNLLLGVPVTGLLMLGEWVFGWGETRWFAWFAFALAGTVQIFAGAKFYRGAWAQLKAGSSNMDTLVALGSTTAFGYSAWALLAGWQTHLYFMEAAAIITLISVGHWVEARVSAKAAGALKSLMTLAPQTARKLTRPAATRPAAPATPLQFNFRAAEAPARPVETEVTVAELNEADLVVLRPGDRVPVDGEVVEGESTVDEAMLTGESNPVEKRPGGPLYAGTANLNGRLVMRVTATGEATALAHIIAAVQRAQNSRANIQRLGDRVSNVFVPIVVTVALATALWWGLAFEHASRVMAWLTPFLWHAHPPTSPLAAAVIAAAAVLIVACPCAMGLATPAAIMAAANAAARRGILIRDGVALEKAGEVTAVLFDKTGTLTVGKPVLTDAWAVDSQSKADVTSWAAALAKPSSHPISQAIAAAAPAEAGVEDWREVRGAGVEGKIRLADGSRPAARLGSLRWLREAGVDLTPGEAFIKAGSQAGATMVGLVLGNQLRGLFAVQDALKPGAAAVVRRLQARGLHTYLVTGDNELTAAGIAKHAGIPGENVFAEVRPEQKADFVKQLQQRGEKVAFVGDGINDAPALEQADLGVAVSRASDVAREAADIILLKSDIEAVPESLGLARATLRTIKQNLFWAFFYNVAAVPLAALGFMSPVLCAATMGFSDLIVIGNALRLRRAKVQ; this is encoded by the coding sequence ATGAACACGACAACGATGGAACCTCGACCTTCAGCCCCGTCCGGACGCACGGAATTGCGCGTCACGGGGATGACCTGCAACAACTGCGCGCGGACGGTGACCGGCATCATCCAGGATTTTCCGGGAGTGGCCGGCGTGAACGTCGCCCTGGACGAACAACGCGCCACGGTGCGCTGGGCCGCGGCGGTGCCCGCCGACCTCGCGCCGTTGCTCGGGGCCCTGGAAGACGCGGGCTACGGCTCGCAGGTGATTCAGGCTGGCGCAGCCCAATCAGCGCCCAAGCTGGGTGGCTGGGCGGTGAACTTGCTCCTCGGCGTGCCGGTGACGGGGCTCTTGATGCTCGGCGAATGGGTGTTTGGCTGGGGCGAAACCCGCTGGTTCGCGTGGTTCGCCTTTGCGCTGGCGGGCACCGTCCAGATTTTCGCCGGCGCAAAATTTTATCGCGGCGCCTGGGCCCAGTTGAAGGCGGGCAGTTCCAACATGGACACCCTCGTGGCGTTGGGTTCGACGACGGCCTTTGGTTACAGCGCATGGGCCTTGTTGGCCGGCTGGCAAACGCACCTCTATTTCATGGAGGCCGCGGCCATCATCACGTTGATCAGCGTCGGCCATTGGGTGGAGGCGCGGGTCAGCGCCAAGGCCGCCGGTGCGTTGAAATCCCTGATGACGCTCGCCCCGCAAACCGCCCGCAAATTGACGCGCCCCGCTGCAACCAGGCCGGCGGCTCCGGCGACGCCATTGCAATTCAATTTCCGCGCCGCCGAAGCACCGGCCCGCCCGGTTGAGACGGAGGTGACGGTGGCGGAATTGAACGAGGCGGATCTGGTGGTGTTGCGCCCGGGCGACCGCGTGCCGGTGGATGGCGAAGTGGTCGAGGGCGAATCCACGGTGGACGAAGCCATGCTTACCGGCGAATCGAATCCGGTGGAGAAACGCCCCGGCGGACCGCTTTACGCCGGCACCGCAAATCTCAACGGCCGGCTGGTCATGCGCGTGACGGCCACCGGGGAAGCCACGGCGCTCGCGCACATCATTGCGGCCGTGCAGCGGGCGCAGAACAGCCGTGCCAACATCCAACGGCTGGGCGACCGCGTCAGCAACGTCTTTGTGCCCATCGTGGTCACGGTGGCCTTGGCCACCGCCCTGTGGTGGGGACTCGCCTTCGAACACGCGTCCCGGGTCATGGCCTGGCTCACGCCCTTCTTGTGGCACGCGCATCCGCCGACGTCACCGCTGGCGGCGGCGGTCATTGCAGCCGCTGCGGTGCTGATTGTGGCGTGCCCCTGTGCGATGGGCCTCGCCACGCCCGCGGCCATCATGGCGGCGGCCAACGCGGCGGCCCGGCGCGGCATTTTGATCCGTGACGGCGTTGCGTTGGAAAAGGCCGGCGAGGTCACGGCCGTGCTCTTTGACAAAACGGGCACGCTGACCGTTGGCAAACCGGTCCTGACCGACGCCTGGGCGGTGGATTCGCAATCCAAGGCGGACGTCACGTCCTGGGCTGCGGCGTTGGCGAAGCCTTCAAGCCATCCCATCAGCCAGGCGATTGCGGCGGCCGCGCCCGCGGAGGCCGGCGTTGAGGACTGGCGTGAAGTGCGTGGCGCCGGGGTGGAAGGGAAAATTCGCCTCGCGGATGGCTCCCGCCCAGCCGCGCGTTTGGGGTCGTTGCGCTGGCTGCGGGAGGCGGGCGTTGATCTGACGCCGGGCGAGGCCTTCATCAAGGCAGGTTCGCAGGCGGGCGCGACGATGGTGGGCCTGGTGTTGGGGAATCAACTGCGCGGCTTGTTCGCGGTGCAGGACGCGTTGAAGCCGGGCGCCGCGGCGGTCGTGCGCCGGCTTCAGGCACGCGGCCTGCACACGTATCTCGTCACCGGCGACAACGAACTGACGGCGGCGGGCATTGCCAAACACGCCGGCATTCCCGGCGAGAACGTGTTCGCCGAAGTGCGTCCGGAACAGAAGGCCGACTTCGTGAAGCAACTCCAGCAGCGGGGCGAAAAGGTCGCGTTCGTGGGCGACGGCATCAACGACGCGCCGGCGCTGGAGCAGGCGGATTTGGGCGTGGCCGTGAGCCGTGCCAGCGACGTCGCCCGCGAGGCGGCGGACATCATCCTGCTCAAATCCGACATCGAAGCCGTGCCGGAAAGCCTGGGGCTGGCGCGGGCGACGCTGCGCACCATCAAACAGAATTTGTTCTGGGCGTTCTTCTACAACGTTGCCGCAGTGCCGCTGGCCGCGCTGGGTTTCATGAGCCCGGTGCTGTGCGCCGCCACGATGGGGTTCTCCGACTTGATCGTGATTGGCAACGCACTGCGGTTGCGGCGGGCGAAGGTTCAGTGA
- a CDS encoding type II secretion system protein produces MKTRLPLSRRPLVAFTLLELMVVALTLFLLALLVLPNIQHYGGRYPATRIRCVTNLKQVGLSFLVWTGDNGNRYPMYVPVTNGGAMELVADGLVAPIFGVMSNELGTPKMLFCPADAERALATTWNSFHDANVSYFVSLSATNNADPAMWLAGDRNLTNGTARVRGVLTVPTNSVVGWTRAMHNLQGNVCFADGSVQQLSAAGLPASLRTQSVSPLRLLMPQ; encoded by the coding sequence ATGAAAACTCGCCTGCCTCTTTCACGTCGCCCGCTCGTCGCGTTCACGTTGCTGGAGTTGATGGTGGTCGCGCTGACGCTTTTCCTGCTGGCGCTGTTGGTGCTGCCCAACATTCAACATTATGGTGGCCGATACCCAGCAACACGCATCCGCTGCGTCACCAACCTGAAGCAAGTCGGCCTGTCGTTTCTCGTTTGGACAGGTGACAATGGCAATCGGTATCCAATGTATGTGCCGGTGACCAACGGCGGCGCCATGGAACTCGTGGCAGATGGTTTGGTGGCCCCGATTTTCGGCGTGATGTCAAACGAACTGGGGACGCCCAAAATGCTCTTCTGTCCCGCTGATGCGGAACGCGCACTCGCAACTACTTGGAACTCTTTTCACGATGCCAACGTGAGTTACTTCGTGAGCCTGAGTGCGACGAACAATGCCGATCCAGCGATGTGGCTGGCCGGGGACCGGAATCTGACCAACGGCACCGCGCGGGTGCGAGGCGTGTTGACCGTGCCCACGAACAGCGTCGTGGGCTGGACCCGGGCGATGCACAATCTGCAAGGCAACGTGTGTTTCGCCGACGGCAGCGTGCAGCAACTGAGTGCGGCAGGATTGCCGGCATCGTTGCGCACGCAAAGCGTTTCGCCGCTGCGCTTGCTGATGCCGCAGTAG